The nucleotide window TTCTAAAAGTCGCATTTCACGGCGAATGACTTCATCGGCAGTGCGTGTGTTCCCTCGGATGTTGATGCGTTCGACGTAAACCTTTGGTCCTCGCGCAATGCTTACGTTGATATCAACGATACGCTTGCCATGGTCGAGTTTTGTTTCCGGTCGTACGACGGCCTTGGCATAGCCCTCGTCGCGGTACATGCGCGTGATTTCTAGCAGGTCTTTTTGAATCGTCGTGCTGCTAAACCAGTCGTCTCGCTCTAGATCGATCATGTTGCGCAGTTTGCGTTTGCCGCCAAGTGGCTGGATTTCTCGGCCGGCGCTGTCGAGTTCCGTCACAACAATCTCGCCGACTTTGAAACGAGGTCCTTCTTCAATATCGATACCGATATCGATGTGCTTGCGATCGGCGGTAATCTCAACACGTGGCTCACCGATTTGAGCGTTTAGGTAGCCCTGGTCATAGTAATAGGCTTGCAAGCGATTGACGTCTTCTTCGAAGACACTCTTTTGAAAGGTATCGCTTGAGGAAAGAAAGGAGAAAAAACCAGTTTCGCTGGTTTGCATGATGCCGCGAAGTTTCTCATCGTCAAGATGATAGTTTCCTGAAAAACGCATGCGTCGTACGGTCACTTCGTCGCCTTCGCGGATCATAAATACCACGGCGACTTCGTTGTTCGGCATCTTCGTAAGCTTGTAGTCGATGCGGGCCAGGTAGTGACCTTCTTCGGCGTACTTGTCACGCAACTTAACCACGTGTTTTCTAACTTCAGGTACCGAGAGAATTTCCCCCTCGGTCAGATCAACCACTTCTTCTAAGTCCTCGTCGTCAAGCTCGTCGTTGCCTTCGTAGCGGATGGCGCCAATGGCGGGTCGCTCGCGCACTTCGAGGCTAAGCACTACACCGGATCCGCGTTCTTTTGCATCGAAGATGATGTCATCGAAGTAACCCATTTTCCAGAGAGCATGCGCAGCGCGAGCAACATCCTCATCGCGGCAGACCGAACCGCGCTTAAGGCCCGTGGTCGCCTGGATGTCACGACTGCTTACCCGACGGTTGCCTCGAAGGACCAATCGCACAATGTCATTGCCGTCGCAGACGGTTTTCGGAACTTGGCTTGGGGTCTCGTTGGGCTCGTAGCTCTCTTCGCTGATTTCCTCATCGGCGGAGGAATCGTCGCCGCTGGCTGCGGATGTCGGGGGGGCCGTTGGGGTGGGTGCATCGGGGCTCAATAAAGGCGGATCGGCGCCTGGGTCCTGCGCCCAAGCCACGGGCGCGACCCCGAAGCTTAAAACAAGCCCAATCCAAGCCGCAGTCGAAAAACGCATAAGAAACAGTTTTGCGGGCTATACCTGCGTGAAGCGGCCTGGGTCAAGCAACACTTGCCTTATTATAGATTCGAGCCGGGGCTGCTCAGCGGGTTGTAAACTGAGCTGTTCCGATAAGCAGCCACTTCGTAGCGGGAAATGGATCTCAGTAATAACGGGATATGACTGTTGTGGCAGTTTTGTGCGCAAAAACATGACATTTTTGGCGTGTTTTCTTGGAAATTGTGACAATTTTCACGAAGGTCGTTCGCTCGCCGTAGCTTAGCTGCAAAAGCGAGGTCCATGATTGGCAAAACGATATGCAATGCGTCTTCCTGGTTGCAGAAGACAGAATTTGGATCATTTCAGACGGTTGGCGTGGCTCTGGAGGTTAGCGCTGAGTCGAAGTGATGGAGGATTCAGGGAGGTGACGGTGCGTCATTGACGCGTGCTTTCTTCAATAAACACGTAAAATCAACTTGATAGAAAACTTTTTTTATCGAATGGAAATCAGTTCTTGCAGCTTATGAAATAGGCGCTATCTATATCCGGTAACTTTTTGGAAATGTTTTCGAAACATTTTTCTAGGCGAAGCAGTTATGCCTGAAACAAAACAATCAGTACTTGGTATTTCCTTTGATGGGGTTGCGATGTCCGGACTCATCGCTGAGTTCCTGAAAGTCGCCCACTTCTTTCACGCGGAAGGTTACGAGACTTATCTCAATCTTGGTTACGATATCAAAGCTGACAAAGGTAACTTTTTTCGAAAAACGGCGAATGAGAAAAATCTGTTGCCCGCCTGGGTTGAACTCTGTGATTTTGAACTCGATGTGCTCAAAGGTCGATACAACGAGGAATTCGTTTCGTCCATTTTGGATGCCTATGTGACACGAGACTTGGATATTCCCATTGACGTAAATGCGCAGATCGAAGAGCTATCCGACGCTATTGCTGATGCGTTGGTCAACAAGTTTAACGAACTCAACGTAGCTTATCTGATCGTTGAAAATGGCACCTTGCCTGAAAATATTATTTTCACCAGTGCGTTGTACAAAGCGATTGAGCGATACGGTGTGGCATCGAAGCTAGGGAAGTACGTATTTTGGCGTGATCATGATCTCATGCAAACCAGTGAGCCGCTGGGTGCAAAATATGGTGCGTTTCCATATAAAAATGTGCCAAAACCAAAACGATCGAATTTTATTCAGTACATTGTTCAACATGACTTCAACAGGCGCCATCTCGTTAGCTGGGCAAATGTATCGAATATATCGGTGATCCCGAACTGTTTTTCGATGGAACGGAAAATGCCGACTTTGAAAAACTCGTCATCCCGGTCTGCTTTCGGAATTCCTGAGAATGCTTTTCTTATCGCTCATTGTACACGCATCATCCCCCAAAAGCGGATCGATAGAGAACTCTATCTATTGTCGGAGTTAATGAAACGCTTGCCTCAGAAGGACATCTATCTTTTTGTGACAGGTGACCCAGCCGAGAATCCCGCAGAAAGCGAGAAACTCATTGCGTATGCAAATCAACTCGGCATTTCGAAGCAAGTTGTGTTTGGCGGATGTTTTCCAACCTTTGACAGCGATTTCTTGAACGGCACAAAATCAGAGGGTTTTACGGTCTGGGATATTCTCGCGAACGCTGATCTAAGTTCGTTTTTGACCTCATATGACTATGAAAGTTACGGAAATCCAATTGGTGAAGCTATCGCAGCTGGTGTGCCATACCTTACTTCAACTTATTCGTTGTACGATGACGTGTACGGTAGGTCCGGCTTCCAGGGCATTTTAATGAAGACCTCCAAGGACCATGACGGGATGCCTGAGCCAGAGTTTGTTAATGAAGTCGCTGAGGCTATCGCAAACCCGCGTCAGCTAAAACAAATCGCGGAAAAAAACTTCGAGCTCGGCAAACAGCTTCTGTCGATGGAGTTTTTAAACGGAAAGATTAGAGCGTTTCTTAAAACGAGCAGGAGCAATCGTTCAAAGAAGACTGTCGTTCAACGTTACTCGGCAAGTGTGTAAGACGTTATGAAAACAAAAAAGATCACCATATCCGGTGCGAGTGGACTGTTGGGGGCTGAGCTAACCAAGGCTTTCTGCCAAGATCCTCACTATACCACCTGTGGTGTCTATCATGACCATCGTCCGCAAATCGCACATGCAAACTTGATCAAAGCGGATCTCACGCAAGAGCAGCAGGTTGAAAAAGTTGTTGAACTAGGTAATCCCGACGTCATTATCCACTGCGCAGGCATGGTTAGCCTTTTGGGATGCGAACAGCACAAGGAGCGAGCACGATCCATTAACGTAGAGATTACGAGGTATCTGGCACAATTTGCTCAAAAAAAGAACGCGAAGTTTATCTTTATTTCATCGGATTTTGTCTTTGATGGCAAAGTTGGGACTTATACGGAAAGCAGTGAGCCTCGCCCATTGAACTATTACGGAGAAACAAAGGTAGAGGGTGAAACGCTTGCCAGAGCAGTTGCTAATCACCTGGTTATTCGTACGACTTTTTTTGGAACAACTTACGTAAAAAAAGCAAAACAGAGTTACAACGAATGGATTGAAAGTTCGTTGAACGAGACCGGTAAAGCGTTTTGCTACATTAATCGGTATTTCTCGCCAGTGTCGACGATTACGCTTTCTTCGATAATCAAGAAGATGGTCGAAAAAGACGTCACAGGAGTCTATAATGTTAGTAGTGATAGACGCATATCTCGTTTCGAATTTGCGCAGTACTATGCTCAGGTTTGCGGACTTGATGTTGGCGATATTAAAGAAGCGGTTGATCCGGTAGCGATTCGTCCTTTTGATCTAAGCCTTGACAATACGAAGGTTAAAAAGCTGTTGGGTTTAGAAAGTATCAATGTACTTGATGAGATTGCTCTCCTAAGATCAAAGCAAAGGGATTCGCTTAACAAATCGCCGAAAACAAGGCCTGGCAGGGGGCCTTCTATCCTGCTTCCAGCGGAGTTGTCAGAGCCTCGTCGTGCTGGACGTGAGGAGCCACGAAAAAGAAGAAAGCCCAAATCCACAGTTCATCGTCATTCGGGAGCTTAGTGGGGGTTTCTTTATTTATTGTTGAGAAAACGCATACGATATGACGAAGAGCGAAGTCAAATATAGCATTACAATTCCAGTCTACAATGAAGCATCCAGGGTGGAAGATACGCTAAAATCTCTTTACGACCAGGTAGATAAGGATGGACTGCCGATTGCAAAAGAACACTATGAGGTTGTAATCGCCTATTCGCCATCGCAAGACGGAACGAAGGAAGTTGTGCTTTCCTTTAAGGAAAGGTATCCCGAGTTTAACCTAGATATTGTCGATGTGAAACCAAAAGGTTTAGTGCCAGCGCTTATCACCGGCATGAAGCATGCGATTGCTAAACATTTCGACCCTTTTGCAATGGGTAGGGGCTTGATTCTCTTGCTGACGCATGCCGATTGCGTTCACCAAAATGACTGGCTTTACTACCTTGTGACTACGCTCGAGTCTTCAGATGCAGCGATTTCGGTTTCGAGTTGTTACTACGATCGTCGTCAGTTTCTCTCTCGACCCAGGCTGTGGAGTCTGATTAGCCGCACCATGAATGCACGAGATAAGATCAATGAGATAACAGGCGGACTTCCGGAAGGCCGGGGCTATGCCGTGTATGCCAAAGACTATGTTGAAGCTGGAGGTATTAAAGAATTTTACCAGCTTAGCAATGGTAAGTTTATTGATCACTGCAGTGATGACATGGATTTTGGCGCTGAAATACGGGAAATGGGCAAGTCCATTGTATTTGCCAAGAACTCAAAAGTAAGAGCTGACTCGCGGCGAGTTGATCAAGATATCGCTTTGATGATCAAAGGGCTTACCTATGGTAAGGACGGGATCTTGAGCTAACGAATATTCGCAAAGAACACAAACGAGATAGCCTGAAAGATCTCGACGAAGCAGAACTCAAGTCTTTGCAAGACTATACGAATAAAGATTTCGTGCTTAAGTACATCATTCTGCCTTTGTTTCTTTCTCCTCAACTCTTTGAGAAAAGCGACGTTGAATCGTTTCTTGGGAAGATTTAGCGAATGCGCTTGAGAAGAGAATCCAGGAGATAAAGCTCCAAGAGGGCATGCCAAATTACAGGATGATGCATTCGTACCGCACCGCGTGTTATCGCTTGTACTTTGAGTTTGCTCCGGCGTTG belongs to Myxococcales bacterium and includes:
- the bamA gene encoding outer membrane protein assembly factor BamA: MRFSTAAWIGLVLSFGVAPVAWAQDPGADPPLLSPDAPTPTAPPTSAASGDDSSADEEISEESYEPNETPSQVPKTVCDGNDIVRLVLRGNRRVSSRDIQATTGLKRGSVCRDEDVARAAHALWKMGYFDDIIFDAKERGSGVVLSLEVRERPAIGAIRYEGNDELDDEDLEEVVDLTEGEILSVPEVRKHVVKLRDKYAEEGHYLARIDYKLTKMPNNEVAVVFMIREGDEVTVRRMRFSGNYHLDDEKLRGIMQTSETGFFSFLSSSDTFQKSVFEEDVNRLQAYYYDQGYLNAQIGEPRVEITADRKHIDIGIDIEEGPRFKVGEIVVTELDSAGREIQPLGGKRKLRNMIDLERDDWFSSTTIQKDLLEITRMYRDEGYAKAVVRPETKLDHGKRIVDINVSIARGPKVYVERINIRGNTRTADEVIRREMRLLEGELYNQSKLDRSKERIMQLGYFERVDFSESAGTADDRLTVNVEVAERSTGTFQIGAGFSSIESFILTAQVQQQNIFGRGQSLSLQLQLSGIRQLAQLRFVEPYFLDTEWTMAIDAYKTSRQFSAFNQDRAGGRLAFGHPIFHENLQLFGQYTLEYVDISSRTSGFFGTSSAQGFNIFQRLPLANLFRAGITSSATATLTWDSRDNRLFPAEGVYASLSSEVADEVLGSNNTFIRHRLFGRYYYPLFNKNVVLKLNTELGLITSRNPRGVPIFERFYLGGMLDVRGYYLRTLGPRIGLPRSTDPNGIAPAQGVVVGGNLQAFYNLELEFPIVKPIGIRGVVFTDGGNTWNLEDALCQAPQPSVGDPSTDACSNDFWRLRTSWGFGFRWISQVLPPLRFEWGIPFSRRSYERSVVFNFSFGNSF
- a CDS encoding glycosyltransferase family 4 protein, which produces MPETKQSVLGISFDGVAMSGLIAEFLKVAHFFHAEGYETYLNLGYDIKADKGNFFRKTANEKNLLPAWVELCDFELDVLKGRYNEEFVSSILDAYVTRDLDIPIDVNAQIEELSDAIADALVNKFNELNVAYLIVENGTLPENIIFTSALYKAIERYGVASKLGKYVFWRDHDLMQTSEPLGAKYGAFPYKNVPKPKRSNFIQYIVQHDFNRRHLVSWANVSNISVIPNCFSMERKMPTLKNSSSRSAFGIPENAFLIAHCTRIIPQKRIDRELYLLSELMKRLPQKDIYLFVTGDPAENPAESEKLIAYANQLGISKQVVFGGCFPTFDSDFLNGTKSEGFTVWDILANADLSSFLTSYDYESYGNPIGEAIAAGVPYLTSTYSLYDDVYGRSGFQGILMKTSKDHDGMPEPEFVNEVAEAIANPRQLKQIAEKNFELGKQLLSMEFLNGKIRAFLKTSRSNRSKKTVVQRYSASV
- a CDS encoding SDR family oxidoreductase, whose product is MKTKKITISGASGLLGAELTKAFCQDPHYTTCGVYHDHRPQIAHANLIKADLTQEQQVEKVVELGNPDVIIHCAGMVSLLGCEQHKERARSINVEITRYLAQFAQKKNAKFIFISSDFVFDGKVGTYTESSEPRPLNYYGETKVEGETLARAVANHLVIRTTFFGTTYVKKAKQSYNEWIESSLNETGKAFCYINRYFSPVSTITLSSIIKKMVEKDVTGVYNVSSDRRISRFEFAQYYAQVCGLDVGDIKEAVDPVAIRPFDLSLDNTKVKKLLGLESINVLDEIALLRSKQRDSLNKSPKTRPGRGPSILLPAELSEPRRAGREEPRKRRKPKSTVHRHSGA
- a CDS encoding glycosyltransferase family 2 protein translates to MTKSEVKYSITIPVYNEASRVEDTLKSLYDQVDKDGLPIAKEHYEVVIAYSPSQDGTKEVVLSFKERYPEFNLDIVDVKPKGLVPALITGMKHAIAKHFDPFAMGRGLILLLTHADCVHQNDWLYYLVTTLESSDAAISVSSCYYDRRQFLSRPRLWSLISRTMNARDKINEITGGLPEGRGYAVYAKDYVEAGGIKEFYQLSNGKFIDHCSDDMDFGAEIREMGKSIVFAKNSKVRADSRRVDQDIALMIKGLTYGKDGILS